The Cololabis saira isolate AMF1-May2022 chromosome 20, fColSai1.1, whole genome shotgun sequence genome includes a window with the following:
- the LOC133420666 gene encoding 5,6-dihydroxyindole-2-carboxylic acid oxidase-like, translated as MMWRSCVLVLVVAGAVRAQFPRECVTPEGLRSGQCCPSPPGLSDPCGFGAGRGQCVSVAVDTRPHGPQYPHDGRDDRERWPVRFFSRTCQCNGNFSGYNCGRCRHGLTGPNCDQRVAVVRRNVMQLSAEQKRAFVDALDRAKRTVHPDLVIATRHYQGIFSPDGNSTLFENVTIYNYFVWSHYYSVSKTFLGAGQASFGGVDFSHEGPGFLSWHRYHLLQLERDMQDMLQDPSFALPYWNFAIGGSTCDICTDDLMGARSNFDMNSLSSNSIFSQWRVVCEGVEDYDTLGTICNSTESSPIRRNPAGNVNRPMVQRLPEPQDVAACLQVNTFDTPPYYSTSSESFRNTIEGYSAPQGNYDPVVRSLHNLAHLFLNGTGGQTHLSPNDPVFVLLHTFTDAIFDEWLRRHGPDLAVYPEENAPIGHNRRYNMVPFWPPVTNAEMFLPAPENLGYSYEAEWPGQALTLTEIITVAIVSALVVVAVIFAATTCIVRARSYKMEGRQPLLGDQYQRYDDEKSQSVV; from the exons ATGATGTGGCGGAGCTGCGTGTTGGTGCTGGTGGTCGCGGGGGCCGTGAGGGCCCAGTTCCCCCGGGAGTGCGTCACCCCGGAGGGGCTCCGCAGCGGCCAGTGCTGCCCGTCCCCCCCCGGACTCTCCGACCCCTGCGGCTTCGGCGCGGGACGCGGCCAGTGCGTGTCCGTGGCGGTGGACACGCGGCCCCACGGGCCCCAGTACCCGCACGACGGCCGGGACGACCGGGAGCGCTGGCCCGTCCGGTTCTTCAGCCGCACCTGCCAGTGCAACGGCAACTTCAGCGGATACAACTGCGGCCGCTGCAGGCACGGACTGACGGGGCCGAACTGCGACCAGAGGGTCGCTGTGG TGAGGAGGAACGTGATGCAGCTCAGCGCGGAGCAGAAGCGCGCCTTCGTGGACGCGCTGGACCGGGCCAAGCGCACCGTGCACCCGGACCTGGTGATCGCCACCCGCCACTACCAGGGCATCTTCAGCCCGGACGGAAACAGCACGCTGTTCGAAAACGTCACCATCTACAACTACTTCGTGTGGTCCCACTACTACTCCGTCAGCAAGACGTTCCTGGGCGCGGGCCAGGCCAGTTTTGGGGGGGTGGACTTCTCCCACGAGGGGCCCGGGTTCCTGTCCTGGCACAGGTACCACCTGCTCCAGCTGGAGAGAGACATGCAG GACATGCTGCAAGACCCCTCCTTTGCCCTCCCTTACTGGAACTTTGCCATCGGTGGAAGCACATGTGACATCTGCACGGATGACCTGATGGGAGCCCGGAGCAATTTTGACATGAATTCCCTCAGTTCCAACTCCATCTTCTCCCAGTGGAGGGTTGTCTGCGAAGGAGTGGAAGACTACGACACACTGGGGACCATCTGCAACA GCACGGAGAGTTCCCCCATCAGAAGAAACCCTGCTGGAAATGTCAATAGGCCCATGGTTCAGCGTCTTCCAGAGCCCCAGGACGTGGCCGCCTGTCTGCAAGTTAACACTTTCGACACTCCACCCTATTACTCCACCTCCTCTGAAAGCTTTAGAAACACCATTGAAG GCTACAGCGCCCCCCAGGGGAACTACGACCCCGTCGTGAGGAGCCTGCACAACCTGGCTCACTTGTTTCTGAATGGGACGGGAGGACAGACTCACCTCTCCCCCAACGATCCCGTCTTTGTCCTCCTCCACACCTTCACTGATGCCATATTTGACGAATGGTTGAGGAGACATGGTCCAG ATTTAGCCGTTTATCCAGAAGAAAATGCTCCCATTGGTCACAACAGGCGCTACAACATGGTGCCCTTCTGGCCTCCAGTGACCAACGCTGAGATGTTTTTACCTGCGCCTGAAAATCTTGGCTACTCTTACGAAGCTGAATGGCCTG GTCAAGCTTTAACTCTGACTGAGATCATAACCGTGGCGATAGTCTCTGCCCTTGTGGTCGTCGCAGTCATTTTTGCTGCCACCACGTGCATTGTGCGCGCCAGGTCCTACAAGATGGAGGGCCGCCAGCCTCTGCTCGGAGATCAGTACCAGCGGTACGACGATGAAAAAAGCCAATCTGTGGTCTAA